From a region of the Bradyrhizobium sp. KBS0727 genome:
- a CDS encoding ABC transporter substrate-binding protein, producing MNRRTFLASSAVIAFAAGYRGAHAAAKVFRIGWLTAQREPSLTPFLEAFRGGLREFGYRENDNLEIDYRYGDDNLLRVAPLAAELARKPVDLLVVQGAAVPLVYELKLSTPTVFVFSGDPVVAGFADSLAHPRDNMTGLTFMAAELNAKRLEILRDTIPGLQRVAIIANPEHPGSQVERTYSEETARKLGLTTEFFGTATEGQLASAFAAMDPIPPQAISLFADGFAIQYRQRIIDYGMKHRAPVISGWPVFARSGAICSYGPKLSESYRRLAYYVDRVLKGTPPSELPIERPTKFETVVNLKTAKALGLNMPDSIIASADELIE from the coding sequence ATGAACCGCCGCACGTTTCTGGCTTCGAGCGCTGTTATCGCATTCGCAGCGGGCTACCGCGGCGCGCACGCTGCGGCCAAGGTCTTCCGCATCGGATGGCTCACCGCTCAGCGAGAACCGAGCCTTACTCCGTTTCTTGAAGCATTTCGAGGTGGCCTTCGCGAATTTGGGTATCGTGAAAACGACAACCTTGAAATCGACTATCGCTATGGCGACGATAATCTGTTGCGCGTAGCGCCACTAGCGGCCGAATTAGCTCGCAAGCCGGTTGATCTGTTGGTTGTCCAAGGCGCTGCGGTCCCCTTGGTATACGAACTGAAACTATCCACACCCACTGTGTTCGTTTTTAGTGGGGATCCCGTTGTTGCTGGCTTCGCCGACAGCCTCGCGCATCCGCGTGACAACATGACGGGTCTAACGTTTATGGCGGCTGAATTGAATGCCAAACGCTTGGAAATATTGCGGGATACGATTCCAGGTTTGCAGCGTGTTGCCATCATCGCCAACCCCGAACATCCAGGTTCCCAGGTCGAGCGCACCTACTCAGAGGAGACAGCCCGGAAACTTGGCCTAACAACGGAATTTTTTGGGACTGCGACCGAGGGACAACTAGCCTCCGCATTCGCCGCCATGGACCCGATCCCTCCGCAAGCGATTTCTCTTTTTGCCGACGGCTTTGCCATTCAGTATCGGCAGCGGATCATTGATTACGGAATGAAACATCGTGCACCCGTCATTTCCGGTTGGCCGGTGTTCGCAAGAAGTGGCGCCATCTGTAGTTATGGACCTAAGCTCTCCGAGTCGTATCGTCGTTTGGCTTACTATGTAGATCGTGTCCTTAAAGGAACCCCACCATCGGAATTGCCGATTGAGCGGCCAACGAAATTCGAAACTGTAGTCAATTTGAAGACCGCCAAGGCCCTCGGTTTGAACATGCCCGATTCGATTATCGCATCCGCCGACGAGTTGATTGAATGA